A genomic stretch from Gopherus evgoodei ecotype Sinaloan lineage chromosome 18, rGopEvg1_v1.p, whole genome shotgun sequence includes:
- the SLC2A1 gene encoding solute carrier family 2, facilitated glucose transporter member 1 isoform X3: MPSRSPSEEETDRHTHTPMTARLMLAVGGAVLGSLQFGYNTGVINAPQKVIEEFYNQTWLTRYEEPITAGTLTTLWSLSVAIFSVGGMVGSFSVGLFVNRFGRRNSMLMSNSLAFLAAILMGFSKVAYSFEMLILGRFIVGLYSGLTTGFVPMYVGEVSPTALRGALGTFHQLGIVVGILIAQVFGMDLIMGNESLWPLLLGFTFIPSLLQCIILPFAPESPRFLLINRNEENKAKSVLKKLRGTTDVSSDLQEMKEESRQMMREKKVTILELFRSPLYQQPILIAIVLQLSQQLSGINAVFYYSTSIFEKSGVEQPVYATIGSGVVNTAFTVVSLFVVERAGRRTLHLIGLAGMAGCAVLMTIALVLLDQMAWMSYISIIAIFGFVAFFEIGPGPIPWFIVAELFSQGPRPAAFAIAGLSNWTSNFIVGMGFQYVEQLCGPYVFIIFTVLLILFFIFTYFKVPETRGRTFDEIASGFRQGSASQSDKTPDEFHSLGADSQV, encoded by the exons ATGCCAAGCAGGAGTCCCTCGgaagaggagacagacagacacacacacacaccg ATGACGGCTCGCTTGATGCTGGCAGTGGGAGGAGCAGTGCTGGGCTCCCTGCAGTTTGGCTATAATACTGGAGTCATCAATGCCCCGCAGAAG GTGATTGAAGAGTTCTACAACCAGACGTGGCTAACTCGCTATGAGGAGCCGATCACCGCTGGCACCCTCACCACCCTGTGGTCCCTCTCCGTTGCCATATTCTCCGTTGGGGGAATGGTTGGCTCCTTCTCCGTTGGGCTGTTTGTCAATCGCTTTGGCCG ACGGAACTCCATGCTGATGTCAAACAGTCTCGCCTTCCTGGCAGCCATCCTGATGGGGTTCTCCAAGGTGGCATATTCCTTCGAGATGCTGATCCTGGGCCGCTTCATCGTCGGGTTGTATTCTGGCCTCACCACTGGTTTTGTGCCCATGTATGTGGGTGAGGTGTCTCCCACGGCGCTGAGAGGGGCTCTTGGAACGTTCCACCAGCTCGGCATAGTCGTGGGCATCCTCATCGCACAG GTCTTTGGGATGGACTTGATCATGGGGAATGAGTCACTCTGGCCGCTCCTGCTGGGCTTCACCTTTatcccttccttgctgcaatgtaTCATCCTGCCCTTCGCCCCCGAGAGCCCCCGGTTCCTCCTTATCAATCGCAACGAGGAGAACAAAGCCAAGAGTG TGCTGAAGAAGCTCAGAGGGACAACGGACGTCAGCAGCGACCTGCAGGAGATGAAGGAAGAGAGCCGGCAGATGATGAGGGAGAAGAAGGTCACAATACTGGAGCTCTTCCGCTCCCCTTTGTACCAGCAGCCGATCCTCATTGCCATTGTGCTGCAGCTGTCGCAGCAGCTCTCGGGGATCAATGCG GTCTTCTACTATTCTACCAGCATCTTTGAAAAGTCGGGCGTGGAGCAGCCCGTCTATGCCACCATAGGCTCCGGGGTGGTGAACACAGCTTTCACGGTTGTCTCG CTCTTTGTGGTGGAGCGAGCCGGGCGCAGGACTCTGCACCTCATTGGCCTGGCTGGGATGGCTGGCTGCGCAGTGCTCATGACCATCGCCCTGGTGTTGCTG GACCAAATGGCCTGGATGTCCTACATCAGCATCATTGCCATCTTTGGGTTTGTGGCTTTCTTTGAGATTGGCCCAGGCCCCATCCCTTGGTTTATCGTGGCAGAATTGTTCAGCCAAGGCCCTCGCCCTGCCGCCTTCGCCATTGCAGGCTTGTCCAATTGGACCTCCAACTTCATCGTGGGCATGGGCTTCCAGTATGTGGAG CAACTCTGCGGCCCATATGTCTTCATCATCTTCACGGTGCTGCTGATCCTCTTCTTCATCTTCACCTACTTCAAGGTGCCTGAGACGAGGGGCCGGACCTTTGACGAGATCGCCTCCGGGTTCCGCCAGGGCAGTGCCAGCCAGAGCGACAAGACGCCcgatgagttccacagcttgggAGCAGACTCCCAGGTCTAA
- the SLC2A1 gene encoding solute carrier family 2, facilitated glucose transporter member 1 isoform X4, translated as MESGSKQMTARLMLAVGGAVLGSLQFGYNTGVINAPQKVIEEFYNQTWLTRYEEPITAGTLTTLWSLSVAIFSVGGMVGSFSVGLFVNRFGRRNSMLMSNSLAFLAAILMGFSKVAYSFEMLILGRFIVGLYSGLTTGFVPMYVGEVSPTALRGALGTFHQLGIVVGILIAQVFGMDLIMGNESLWPLLLGFTFIPSLLQCIILPFAPESPRFLLINRNEENKAKSVLKKLRGTTDVSSDLQEMKEESRQMMREKKVTILELFRSPLYQQPILIAIVLQLSQQLSGINAVFYYSTSIFEKSGVEQPVYATIGSGVVNTAFTVVSLFVVERAGRRTLHLIGLAGMAGCAVLMTIALVLLDQMAWMSYISIIAIFGFVAFFEIGPGPIPWFIVAELFSQGPRPAAFAIAGLSNWTSNFIVGMGFQYVEQLCGPYVFIIFTVLLILFFIFTYFKVPETRGRTFDEIASGFRQGSASQSDKTPDEFHSLGADSQV; from the exons ATGGAGTCAGGCAGCAAG CAGATGACGGCTCGCTTGATGCTGGCAGTGGGAGGAGCAGTGCTGGGCTCCCTGCAGTTTGGCTATAATACTGGAGTCATCAATGCCCCGCAGAAG GTGATTGAAGAGTTCTACAACCAGACGTGGCTAACTCGCTATGAGGAGCCGATCACCGCTGGCACCCTCACCACCCTGTGGTCCCTCTCCGTTGCCATATTCTCCGTTGGGGGAATGGTTGGCTCCTTCTCCGTTGGGCTGTTTGTCAATCGCTTTGGCCG ACGGAACTCCATGCTGATGTCAAACAGTCTCGCCTTCCTGGCAGCCATCCTGATGGGGTTCTCCAAGGTGGCATATTCCTTCGAGATGCTGATCCTGGGCCGCTTCATCGTCGGGTTGTATTCTGGCCTCACCACTGGTTTTGTGCCCATGTATGTGGGTGAGGTGTCTCCCACGGCGCTGAGAGGGGCTCTTGGAACGTTCCACCAGCTCGGCATAGTCGTGGGCATCCTCATCGCACAG GTCTTTGGGATGGACTTGATCATGGGGAATGAGTCACTCTGGCCGCTCCTGCTGGGCTTCACCTTTatcccttccttgctgcaatgtaTCATCCTGCCCTTCGCCCCCGAGAGCCCCCGGTTCCTCCTTATCAATCGCAACGAGGAGAACAAAGCCAAGAGTG TGCTGAAGAAGCTCAGAGGGACAACGGACGTCAGCAGCGACCTGCAGGAGATGAAGGAAGAGAGCCGGCAGATGATGAGGGAGAAGAAGGTCACAATACTGGAGCTCTTCCGCTCCCCTTTGTACCAGCAGCCGATCCTCATTGCCATTGTGCTGCAGCTGTCGCAGCAGCTCTCGGGGATCAATGCG GTCTTCTACTATTCTACCAGCATCTTTGAAAAGTCGGGCGTGGAGCAGCCCGTCTATGCCACCATAGGCTCCGGGGTGGTGAACACAGCTTTCACGGTTGTCTCG CTCTTTGTGGTGGAGCGAGCCGGGCGCAGGACTCTGCACCTCATTGGCCTGGCTGGGATGGCTGGCTGCGCAGTGCTCATGACCATCGCCCTGGTGTTGCTG GACCAAATGGCCTGGATGTCCTACATCAGCATCATTGCCATCTTTGGGTTTGTGGCTTTCTTTGAGATTGGCCCAGGCCCCATCCCTTGGTTTATCGTGGCAGAATTGTTCAGCCAAGGCCCTCGCCCTGCCGCCTTCGCCATTGCAGGCTTGTCCAATTGGACCTCCAACTTCATCGTGGGCATGGGCTTCCAGTATGTGGAG CAACTCTGCGGCCCATATGTCTTCATCATCTTCACGGTGCTGCTGATCCTCTTCTTCATCTTCACCTACTTCAAGGTGCCTGAGACGAGGGGCCGGACCTTTGACGAGATCGCCTCCGGGTTCCGCCAGGGCAGTGCCAGCCAGAGCGACAAGACGCCcgatgagttccacagcttgggAGCAGACTCCCAGGTCTAA
- the SLC2A1 gene encoding solute carrier family 2, facilitated glucose transporter member 1 isoform X1, producing the protein MKQEVAKYHGKGCAYRISFPILQTPDIWQMTARLMLAVGGAVLGSLQFGYNTGVINAPQKVIEEFYNQTWLTRYEEPITAGTLTTLWSLSVAIFSVGGMVGSFSVGLFVNRFGRRNSMLMSNSLAFLAAILMGFSKVAYSFEMLILGRFIVGLYSGLTTGFVPMYVGEVSPTALRGALGTFHQLGIVVGILIAQVFGMDLIMGNESLWPLLLGFTFIPSLLQCIILPFAPESPRFLLINRNEENKAKSVLKKLRGTTDVSSDLQEMKEESRQMMREKKVTILELFRSPLYQQPILIAIVLQLSQQLSGINAVFYYSTSIFEKSGVEQPVYATIGSGVVNTAFTVVSLFVVERAGRRTLHLIGLAGMAGCAVLMTIALVLLDQMAWMSYISIIAIFGFVAFFEIGPGPIPWFIVAELFSQGPRPAAFAIAGLSNWTSNFIVGMGFQYVEQLCGPYVFIIFTVLLILFFIFTYFKVPETRGRTFDEIASGFRQGSASQSDKTPDEFHSLGADSQV; encoded by the exons ATGAAGCAGGAAGTGGCAAAATACCATGGGAAAGGCTGTGCTTACAGAATTTCATTCCCAATCTTGCAGACTCCAGATATCTGG CAGATGACGGCTCGCTTGATGCTGGCAGTGGGAGGAGCAGTGCTGGGCTCCCTGCAGTTTGGCTATAATACTGGAGTCATCAATGCCCCGCAGAAG GTGATTGAAGAGTTCTACAACCAGACGTGGCTAACTCGCTATGAGGAGCCGATCACCGCTGGCACCCTCACCACCCTGTGGTCCCTCTCCGTTGCCATATTCTCCGTTGGGGGAATGGTTGGCTCCTTCTCCGTTGGGCTGTTTGTCAATCGCTTTGGCCG ACGGAACTCCATGCTGATGTCAAACAGTCTCGCCTTCCTGGCAGCCATCCTGATGGGGTTCTCCAAGGTGGCATATTCCTTCGAGATGCTGATCCTGGGCCGCTTCATCGTCGGGTTGTATTCTGGCCTCACCACTGGTTTTGTGCCCATGTATGTGGGTGAGGTGTCTCCCACGGCGCTGAGAGGGGCTCTTGGAACGTTCCACCAGCTCGGCATAGTCGTGGGCATCCTCATCGCACAG GTCTTTGGGATGGACTTGATCATGGGGAATGAGTCACTCTGGCCGCTCCTGCTGGGCTTCACCTTTatcccttccttgctgcaatgtaTCATCCTGCCCTTCGCCCCCGAGAGCCCCCGGTTCCTCCTTATCAATCGCAACGAGGAGAACAAAGCCAAGAGTG TGCTGAAGAAGCTCAGAGGGACAACGGACGTCAGCAGCGACCTGCAGGAGATGAAGGAAGAGAGCCGGCAGATGATGAGGGAGAAGAAGGTCACAATACTGGAGCTCTTCCGCTCCCCTTTGTACCAGCAGCCGATCCTCATTGCCATTGTGCTGCAGCTGTCGCAGCAGCTCTCGGGGATCAATGCG GTCTTCTACTATTCTACCAGCATCTTTGAAAAGTCGGGCGTGGAGCAGCCCGTCTATGCCACCATAGGCTCCGGGGTGGTGAACACAGCTTTCACGGTTGTCTCG CTCTTTGTGGTGGAGCGAGCCGGGCGCAGGACTCTGCACCTCATTGGCCTGGCTGGGATGGCTGGCTGCGCAGTGCTCATGACCATCGCCCTGGTGTTGCTG GACCAAATGGCCTGGATGTCCTACATCAGCATCATTGCCATCTTTGGGTTTGTGGCTTTCTTTGAGATTGGCCCAGGCCCCATCCCTTGGTTTATCGTGGCAGAATTGTTCAGCCAAGGCCCTCGCCCTGCCGCCTTCGCCATTGCAGGCTTGTCCAATTGGACCTCCAACTTCATCGTGGGCATGGGCTTCCAGTATGTGGAG CAACTCTGCGGCCCATATGTCTTCATCATCTTCACGGTGCTGCTGATCCTCTTCTTCATCTTCACCTACTTCAAGGTGCCTGAGACGAGGGGCCGGACCTTTGACGAGATCGCCTCCGGGTTCCGCCAGGGCAGTGCCAGCCAGAGCGACAAGACGCCcgatgagttccacagcttgggAGCAGACTCCCAGGTCTAA
- the SLC2A1 gene encoding solute carrier family 2, facilitated glucose transporter member 1 isoform X2 codes for MKQEVAKYHGKGCAYRISFPILQTPDIWMTARLMLAVGGAVLGSLQFGYNTGVINAPQKVIEEFYNQTWLTRYEEPITAGTLTTLWSLSVAIFSVGGMVGSFSVGLFVNRFGRRNSMLMSNSLAFLAAILMGFSKVAYSFEMLILGRFIVGLYSGLTTGFVPMYVGEVSPTALRGALGTFHQLGIVVGILIAQVFGMDLIMGNESLWPLLLGFTFIPSLLQCIILPFAPESPRFLLINRNEENKAKSVLKKLRGTTDVSSDLQEMKEESRQMMREKKVTILELFRSPLYQQPILIAIVLQLSQQLSGINAVFYYSTSIFEKSGVEQPVYATIGSGVVNTAFTVVSLFVVERAGRRTLHLIGLAGMAGCAVLMTIALVLLDQMAWMSYISIIAIFGFVAFFEIGPGPIPWFIVAELFSQGPRPAAFAIAGLSNWTSNFIVGMGFQYVEQLCGPYVFIIFTVLLILFFIFTYFKVPETRGRTFDEIASGFRQGSASQSDKTPDEFHSLGADSQV; via the exons ATGAAGCAGGAAGTGGCAAAATACCATGGGAAAGGCTGTGCTTACAGAATTTCATTCCCAATCTTGCAGACTCCAGATATCTGG ATGACGGCTCGCTTGATGCTGGCAGTGGGAGGAGCAGTGCTGGGCTCCCTGCAGTTTGGCTATAATACTGGAGTCATCAATGCCCCGCAGAAG GTGATTGAAGAGTTCTACAACCAGACGTGGCTAACTCGCTATGAGGAGCCGATCACCGCTGGCACCCTCACCACCCTGTGGTCCCTCTCCGTTGCCATATTCTCCGTTGGGGGAATGGTTGGCTCCTTCTCCGTTGGGCTGTTTGTCAATCGCTTTGGCCG ACGGAACTCCATGCTGATGTCAAACAGTCTCGCCTTCCTGGCAGCCATCCTGATGGGGTTCTCCAAGGTGGCATATTCCTTCGAGATGCTGATCCTGGGCCGCTTCATCGTCGGGTTGTATTCTGGCCTCACCACTGGTTTTGTGCCCATGTATGTGGGTGAGGTGTCTCCCACGGCGCTGAGAGGGGCTCTTGGAACGTTCCACCAGCTCGGCATAGTCGTGGGCATCCTCATCGCACAG GTCTTTGGGATGGACTTGATCATGGGGAATGAGTCACTCTGGCCGCTCCTGCTGGGCTTCACCTTTatcccttccttgctgcaatgtaTCATCCTGCCCTTCGCCCCCGAGAGCCCCCGGTTCCTCCTTATCAATCGCAACGAGGAGAACAAAGCCAAGAGTG TGCTGAAGAAGCTCAGAGGGACAACGGACGTCAGCAGCGACCTGCAGGAGATGAAGGAAGAGAGCCGGCAGATGATGAGGGAGAAGAAGGTCACAATACTGGAGCTCTTCCGCTCCCCTTTGTACCAGCAGCCGATCCTCATTGCCATTGTGCTGCAGCTGTCGCAGCAGCTCTCGGGGATCAATGCG GTCTTCTACTATTCTACCAGCATCTTTGAAAAGTCGGGCGTGGAGCAGCCCGTCTATGCCACCATAGGCTCCGGGGTGGTGAACACAGCTTTCACGGTTGTCTCG CTCTTTGTGGTGGAGCGAGCCGGGCGCAGGACTCTGCACCTCATTGGCCTGGCTGGGATGGCTGGCTGCGCAGTGCTCATGACCATCGCCCTGGTGTTGCTG GACCAAATGGCCTGGATGTCCTACATCAGCATCATTGCCATCTTTGGGTTTGTGGCTTTCTTTGAGATTGGCCCAGGCCCCATCCCTTGGTTTATCGTGGCAGAATTGTTCAGCCAAGGCCCTCGCCCTGCCGCCTTCGCCATTGCAGGCTTGTCCAATTGGACCTCCAACTTCATCGTGGGCATGGGCTTCCAGTATGTGGAG CAACTCTGCGGCCCATATGTCTTCATCATCTTCACGGTGCTGCTGATCCTCTTCTTCATCTTCACCTACTTCAAGGTGCCTGAGACGAGGGGCCGGACCTTTGACGAGATCGCCTCCGGGTTCCGCCAGGGCAGTGCCAGCCAGAGCGACAAGACGCCcgatgagttccacagcttgggAGCAGACTCCCAGGTCTAA
- the SLC2A1 gene encoding solute carrier family 2, facilitated glucose transporter member 1 isoform X5 — protein MESGSKMTARLMLAVGGAVLGSLQFGYNTGVINAPQKVIEEFYNQTWLTRYEEPITAGTLTTLWSLSVAIFSVGGMVGSFSVGLFVNRFGRRNSMLMSNSLAFLAAILMGFSKVAYSFEMLILGRFIVGLYSGLTTGFVPMYVGEVSPTALRGALGTFHQLGIVVGILIAQVFGMDLIMGNESLWPLLLGFTFIPSLLQCIILPFAPESPRFLLINRNEENKAKSVLKKLRGTTDVSSDLQEMKEESRQMMREKKVTILELFRSPLYQQPILIAIVLQLSQQLSGINAVFYYSTSIFEKSGVEQPVYATIGSGVVNTAFTVVSLFVVERAGRRTLHLIGLAGMAGCAVLMTIALVLLDQMAWMSYISIIAIFGFVAFFEIGPGPIPWFIVAELFSQGPRPAAFAIAGLSNWTSNFIVGMGFQYVEQLCGPYVFIIFTVLLILFFIFTYFKVPETRGRTFDEIASGFRQGSASQSDKTPDEFHSLGADSQV, from the exons ATGGAGTCAGGCAGCAAG ATGACGGCTCGCTTGATGCTGGCAGTGGGAGGAGCAGTGCTGGGCTCCCTGCAGTTTGGCTATAATACTGGAGTCATCAATGCCCCGCAGAAG GTGATTGAAGAGTTCTACAACCAGACGTGGCTAACTCGCTATGAGGAGCCGATCACCGCTGGCACCCTCACCACCCTGTGGTCCCTCTCCGTTGCCATATTCTCCGTTGGGGGAATGGTTGGCTCCTTCTCCGTTGGGCTGTTTGTCAATCGCTTTGGCCG ACGGAACTCCATGCTGATGTCAAACAGTCTCGCCTTCCTGGCAGCCATCCTGATGGGGTTCTCCAAGGTGGCATATTCCTTCGAGATGCTGATCCTGGGCCGCTTCATCGTCGGGTTGTATTCTGGCCTCACCACTGGTTTTGTGCCCATGTATGTGGGTGAGGTGTCTCCCACGGCGCTGAGAGGGGCTCTTGGAACGTTCCACCAGCTCGGCATAGTCGTGGGCATCCTCATCGCACAG GTCTTTGGGATGGACTTGATCATGGGGAATGAGTCACTCTGGCCGCTCCTGCTGGGCTTCACCTTTatcccttccttgctgcaatgtaTCATCCTGCCCTTCGCCCCCGAGAGCCCCCGGTTCCTCCTTATCAATCGCAACGAGGAGAACAAAGCCAAGAGTG TGCTGAAGAAGCTCAGAGGGACAACGGACGTCAGCAGCGACCTGCAGGAGATGAAGGAAGAGAGCCGGCAGATGATGAGGGAGAAGAAGGTCACAATACTGGAGCTCTTCCGCTCCCCTTTGTACCAGCAGCCGATCCTCATTGCCATTGTGCTGCAGCTGTCGCAGCAGCTCTCGGGGATCAATGCG GTCTTCTACTATTCTACCAGCATCTTTGAAAAGTCGGGCGTGGAGCAGCCCGTCTATGCCACCATAGGCTCCGGGGTGGTGAACACAGCTTTCACGGTTGTCTCG CTCTTTGTGGTGGAGCGAGCCGGGCGCAGGACTCTGCACCTCATTGGCCTGGCTGGGATGGCTGGCTGCGCAGTGCTCATGACCATCGCCCTGGTGTTGCTG GACCAAATGGCCTGGATGTCCTACATCAGCATCATTGCCATCTTTGGGTTTGTGGCTTTCTTTGAGATTGGCCCAGGCCCCATCCCTTGGTTTATCGTGGCAGAATTGTTCAGCCAAGGCCCTCGCCCTGCCGCCTTCGCCATTGCAGGCTTGTCCAATTGGACCTCCAACTTCATCGTGGGCATGGGCTTCCAGTATGTGGAG CAACTCTGCGGCCCATATGTCTTCATCATCTTCACGGTGCTGCTGATCCTCTTCTTCATCTTCACCTACTTCAAGGTGCCTGAGACGAGGGGCCGGACCTTTGACGAGATCGCCTCCGGGTTCCGCCAGGGCAGTGCCAGCCAGAGCGACAAGACGCCcgatgagttccacagcttgggAGCAGACTCCCAGGTCTAA